The following coding sequences are from one Solea solea chromosome 4, fSolSol10.1, whole genome shotgun sequence window:
- the wnt11 gene encoding protein Wnt-11 gives MRRSLHVLPLSVLTALLLSQVCSGIKWLALSHVPTSLHVNQTHHCKLLPGLVSSQAQLCRSNLELMQTIIQAAREVKKTCQKTFADMRWNCSSIDIPVDSPKYRPDLDRGTRESAFVYALSAATISHTIARACTSGDLRLCSCGPIPAEIPEPGYRWGGCADNLHYGLIMGSKFSDAAMKMKRSGSHANKLMHLHNSEVGRQALRNALVMKCKCHGVSGSCSIRTCWRGLQDLRDIAMDLKTKYLSATKVVHRPMGTRKQLVPKDIDIRPVRENELVYLQSSPDFCAKNEKQGSAGTQGRQCNKTSMGSDSCELMCCSRGYNPYTEKLVERCHCKYHWCCYVTCKKCERIVERYMCK, from the exons AGCGCTGTCCCACGTTCCGACGTCTTTGCACGTCAACCAGACTCACCACTGTAAGCTGCTGCCCGGCCTGGTGTCCTCCCAGGCTCAGCTGTGCCGCAGCAACCTGGAGCTCATGCAAACCATTATCCAGGCGGCGCGCGAGGTCAAGAAGACGTGTCAGAAGACCTTCGCCGACATGCGCTGGAACTGCTCCTCCATCGACATCCCCGTTGACTCCCCCAAGTATCGTCCAGACCTCGACCGAG GAACGAGGGAGTCCGCGTTCGTCTACGCTCTCTCCGCCGCGACCATCAGCCACACCATAGCGCGGGCGTGCACCTCCGGAGACCTGCGTCTGTGCTCCTGTGGTCCGATCCCAGCCGAGATCCCGGAGCCGGGATATCGCTGGGGCGGCTGCGCCGACAACCTGCACTATGGTTTGATCATGGGCTCCAAGTTCTCCGATGCCGCCATGAAGATGAAACGCTCGGGCTCCCACGCCAACAAACTCATGCACCTGCACAACAGTGAAGTAGGCAGACAG GCTCTGAGAAATGCGCTGgtgatgaaatgtaaatgtcacgGCGTATCCGGCTCCTGCTCTATAAGAACTTGCTGGAGAGGACTGCAAGACCTGAGGGACATCGCCATGGACCTGAAGACCAAGTACCTGTCTGCCACCAAGGTGGTTCACAGACCCATGGGGACACGCAAGCAGCTGGTACCTAAGGATATTGACATCAGGCCCGTGAGGGAGAACGAGCTGGTCTACCTGCAGAGCTCCCCGGACTTTTGTGCCAAGAATGAAAAGCAGGGATCTGCCGGCACACAGGGCAG GCAGTGCAACAAAACGTCCATGGGCAGCGACAGCTGTGAGCTGATGTGCTGCAGCCGCGGCTACAACCCCTACACGGAGAAGCTGGTGGAGCGCTGCCACTGCAAGTACCACTGGTGCTGCTACGTCACCTGCAAGAAGTGCGAGCGGATCGTCGAGAGATACATGTGCAAATGA